The following DNA comes from Streptomyces pristinaespiralis.
GGCGATGTACTTCGGCTTCACACTGGGCGAGGAAACGCTGGAGGGAACGGCGAAGCTCGCCCCCGAGGGCATCTCCCTGGAAGACTGCACCGCTCAATCAGCGGCGGAATTCGTCCAATGGCTGCGGAACGCCGTGGTGGCCGACGGCGTGTCCATCTGGTTCAACACGGAGTGGGGCCTTGAGGCCGGCCTGCCGGACGCGGCCGTGGCCGATGCGCCCCGGCCACGCGTCGTCGCGGGCTTCCTGGCTCACCTCGAAGCGACAGGTCTCCTGAACTGACATAGGGCCGGTCTGCACAGTCGCGTAGTTGCCCCGGCTCACGAGTGATCGAGCAGTCCCCGAACCCCTTCCATCCGGTCGGCAGGCAGCGGCAGGTCGAGCCGGGCGTCGGCCAGCAGCGACAGGGGCAGCGGGCCGTTCGACCAGCAGGCGGAGCGGGGTGGCAGCCTCGGGCAGGTTCTGCCCGACCAGGGAGTTCAGGGCGAGCTGCCACGTTCCGCTCACCAGGTGACGTGAATCGTTGCTCGCGTCGGTGACGCTCTGGTCGATCAGTTCAATGGGATCCGGACGCTCCTGCAGCCGACGCCCGTACTCCTCCATCGTCCAGGGGGTGATCACCTGGTGGGCCAGGAACCCGCCGGCCAGGGTCAGGGCGAGCGGCAGGCGGCCGAGGCGGTCGGCAATGGCGGCCGCGTCGTCGGCGGAGCCCGTTCCGGGGGCCAGATCGCGCAGGACCTGGGCCGCCTCGTCACGCGGCAGGACACCCGCATACAGCAACTCGGCGGCGGGCAATCGGTGGCCGGCGGCCCGCCGTGTGGTCATGAGGACGGTTCCGCGGGCTGGTGGTGCGCAGCCACCCACCGTCCCGCAGCACCGCCGGGTCGTCGGCGTTGTCCAATACCAGCAGCCATGGCAGGTCGGACCGGTCGAGATGGTCCCAAGCCAGGTCGGCCGCCGCGCGCGGGCCGTTGCGCGCGGCCATCAGCTCGCCGTCCCTGGCGCCGCGGTCGGCAGCCACCGCGAGCATCCCGGCCCGCAGGGATGCCTGATCGGAAGCGTTGACCCACAGGCCCAGGCGTCCGCGTTCCCGGGTGGCGTGTTCGAAGGGTGCGCACGCCACGGCCGTCTTGCCGCATCCTCCCAGGCCGCGCAGGACGAACACGGTGTTTCCGGCGTCCTCGGTCACCGCCTTCTTCAGGCGCCCGACGAGTTCGTGGCCATCCCGGAGGATGGCCGGTGCTCGGCCGATGGGCGGACGCCGCACCGAGTCCGGGCCGATCCAGGCGGTGCCGTGATGGTGGTGCTCGATGATGCGCTGGTCGCCTGAAGCCTGGTAGACGCGCCCCTGATCGGTGGCCCGGCTGTCGTTGCGGCCGGTCACCGCTCGTCGACGTTCAGGTCGCGGCCGGCCTGGTGGACGCGTGCGCTGCCAGAAGCCTTCGCGAGTTGGGTGACGGTCGCTGTGGTGTGGGTGTCGGGCGCGAGTTCGTACAGCAGGGAGCGCAGTTCCGCCATCAGCTCGGGGTGGGTGACCAGGAGACGGCGGATGCGGCCTCGCCACTCCGCAGCGATCTCCCGCTCGGTCTCCTCGTCACCGCCGGCCCGCGCGTCCAGGAGGTCCCGGCGCGACGTCGAGTTGGGCGGCGACTTGCTCCTCGTGGTCCGGTCGGACGCGTCGCCACAGTGCGAGCACCCCGTTCCGCATGCCGTTCCACGTGTCGGTCGCCAGCAGCGTCGCGATCGTCGTCCCTGCGGCGCCTGCTAAGAGGGTGAGCTCCGCCTCCATCCGTTGCCCTCCCTCGATCCCGGTCCGGCTCACAACTCCAGGGAGCCGATGCAGTGTCAGTGCCCCGTTCGACAACGGCATGCGCGGGGCCGGGCGGCTTCTGCTCGACCGGCACCAGGGACAAGCAGCGCCAGCGCCGAGGGGTGTTGACGTCGCCTACGATCACTCAGAGCATTCGCGCAAGAACGGGGAGGAATCGTGCGGACCACGGCAAGGCCTGCTGTCACAAGAGTGCTGCTGTTGGCAACTGCTGTAGCACTGCTCGTCGGCACCGGGTGCAGTAGCGGCAGCGACACCTCGCCACTGGACTCGCCGAATAACGCGACAACGACACCGGCGTCGCCATCCCGCCCCGTTCATGATCCTCCCTCCGAGTTCGCTCTCGGCTCCGGCAGCCCCATGCCGCAGGAAGCAACGGCCGGACGTCTGACCGTCGGCGGCACCCTCAAAGACCCACTCCCGATCGCCCTGCACAAGTCGACGGCCTACGTGGCACTACCAGACCGCGTCCAGGCAGTGGACACGGCGGACGGCCGCGTACTGGCGACCATCGCGCCCCGCGAAGAGGCGGTGCGCAACTCCGCTGAGTGGGACGTCGACGACTCGGCACAGGCTCCCGCTGTCGTCCCTCACGGCGACGCGTCGACGCTTCTGGCTCCGTTCTTGGTCGAGCAGTCCGGCACCGGCACCCAGGCGGACCATACGGCGGTCGAGCTCACCGGCAGCGACACGGACTCCCACGAAGTGACATGGCGGCTCGTGCTGGATCTCCCGAAGTGGGCGGAGACCTCTCTCAGTACGCTGTACACCCGAGTCTCGGGCAGTGAGAACGGGAAGGCGCTGGTCACCGTCTGGGACCGGACGAACGCCATCACGTTCGCGGTCGACGTGGGCACGCACAAGGTCCTCTGGACACTGGACGGGTTCTGGGCCATCGGCATTGCGGCAGGTACTGCGTTTGGTGCGACCCTCGAGGATGGGACGGCCCATGAGCGGGTGGCCGGGCACGGCATCGTCGACGGAAGGCGGCGCTGGATCGGCACGGACAGCTTCGGCCTCAGCGCCTATTCCGCTGGTCCGCACCTGATCATCCTCCGTGGCCGTGACTATGCCTCGGGTGAGGCGTACCACCGCCTTGTGGACGCGCGCACCGGCACAACGAGACGTGAGATGCCGGCCGACCTTGCCGGCGCTGATTGCACATACGACGACCGGAGGACACTCGTATGCTCCGGCAAGGGAGCCGAGGGCGATGTAGCAGCGGGATTGGACGCCGGCAGCGGCGAGATTCTGTGGCAACTGCCCGACGACGCTGCCGATCGCGTCGCACCGAAGGTTTCCACCGCGTGGCACGGCCGGGTCTACGGAACCACGGGCAACGGAATCGTCGCACTCGACGCACGCACCGGGAAGGATCTCCCAACGGCACCTGCCATCGCTCCGATCCTGGTCAACGAGACGGTGGGGCTCGCCCTCGACGAGAGCGGGGACATCCTGATGGCCTATCCCACGAGCGGCTGAAGGGTCTCGCGACCGCAACTGATCTCCGGGTGCCCCGGACTGTGCCTGCGGGGCGGGGCCCGGACAGACGGCGCTCCGACTCGACGCGGCAAGCCCCTGCAGCCGCCCGCAGTCGGCCGATACCCGTACAGACGTGCCAACCGACTCGTACTAAGTTGATCACTCACGTCTGCAACGGGGAGGCAGCACAGTGAGCGGACTCGCACCTGATCTGAAGTTCGTCGCCGAAGGAATGATTCGCGGCTCCATGGGGCTCATCGAGTCCATGCGCGGCGCCCGCGACACCGCCATTGCCCTCGGTCACGAGCTTGCGCGGCAGCACGGGATGGCCGGAGACGACGACGCCGGGCGTGCGTTCGCCAAGGTGTACGTGTCGGCCGCGTCCGCCACCTTGAACCAGATGGGCTTCAGCTCCTACGTCCTTGGGGAGACGAGCCGCGGTCTCATGCGCACCGCGCGCGAGTTCATGGCCCAGGAGAGCAAGCTGGTCGCCCAGCTTCTCGGAAAGCAGGTGGATCTGACCGTAGGCATGGGCGACCCTGGGGCCGACTGCACGGAGAACTACCTGGGCCTGGGCCGTGACCTGCCCGAGGTGGTCGGTGAAACCGCCTGGTACGACCAGTACGCACCCTCAGGAAGAAGCGATCGGTTTCGCGGGTCGCAGGAGAAGATCCGGGACGTCGCCGGGTCCTGGCGACAGGCCGGCTCCCTGATGCAGCGGTTCCTGGAAGACGCGCAGACGTACTCCAGCACTGCCGGCAAGGCTCATTCCGGTGAGGCGGCCGACGCCTTCCGTGCGTACGTCAAACACTTCGTCGGTCTCACCTGCCCGCCTGCGAAGGCAGAGGCGGACGAACCGCTGGTGACGAACCTGGTCGCCGCGTGCTCACAACTCGCCAAGGCGTGCGACCGGTACGCGGACCACGTCGAGGCGGCCAAGGAGAGGATCCAGCAGCACCAGAACGATCTCTTCACAGTCGACATGCCATGGGACCAGCCGATGTTCGGGGCGAACGGATACGACGGCGGCCTGCACGACGCGGTGCTCAGCGACCCCTGGATACAGGACCTGGGCAACGTGGCGCACGCACTCGACTCGGCGGCCGGGCGAGTCAGACTGCCGCAGCCCGAGGGGCCGACACCTCCCGGCCTGCCCGGGGTACCCTTCCTGCCGCCGTTCATCAGGGTGCCTGTGCCCGTCCCTGTGCGCCTGGCGTCCTTCTCGGGGACATCGGCTCCCATGCTGCTTCCCACGGTCAATCCGGTCGACCCCGGCATCCCGTTCGCCGACCCCATACCTCCCGCCCCGGGGAGTACTCGCCTCCTCACCGCTTCGGAGCAACAGCAGTTCCGCACCTGGGCCAATACTCTGCGCCCCGGAGGACTGGCCGGGGGCGGCGGGCCCCACAATCCGGACAACGCCTACCAGTTGCGTATCGCGGGCTACCCCGAGCGTGAGGTACCGCTGGCGGGTCAGAGGCGAGGGCTCATGGTGGACGGCATACGCCCTGCGGACGGCCACCTCGTCGAAGCGAAGCACGTACGGGACCCTGACTGCACGAAGAAGAGTTTCAGATCTCTCGACAGGGTGAACGAGACGCTGGTCAAGCCCGTCAAAATCAACAGCCAGGGCAAGATCGCATGGGATCCCATGGTCGACTCCATGTATCGCGGCGACCAGAGGGAGCTGAACCGGTACAAGCAGGCCATGGACAACCCGGCGAACAACGAGATCCGGGGCTTGGAGATCGTCACGAACGGCAAGGACCAAGCCGCTTACTGGCAATCCATGATGGCGATGACAGGGACTCCCGGATCGACGCGCTACGTACCGTGAATCAGCCGTGAACCAGAGGAAACGCAGTGGCCACCGAACGCAATGTCCGCACCAACATCGGCTTCTATCCTCCTCAGGAGGACGGCGGCGCCTGGCGCTCCAACCTGCCATCGCTGGAGGATGCGCTCCGGCAGTCATTCCCCGACCCTGTCATCGAGCATTCGATCTCTCCGCTGCACGGCGAGCAGGCGCTCGACTTCG
Coding sequences within:
- a CDS encoding PQQ-binding-like beta-propeller repeat protein gives rise to the protein MPQEATAGRLTVGGTLKDPLPIALHKSTAYVALPDRVQAVDTADGRVLATIAPREEAVRNSAEWDVDDSAQAPAVVPHGDASTLLAPFLVEQSGTGTQADHTAVELTGSDTDSHEVTWRLVLDLPKWAETSLSTLYTRVSGSENGKALVTVWDRTNAITFAVDVGTHKVLWTLDGFWAIGIAAGTAFGATLEDGTAHERVAGHGIVDGRRRWIGTDSFGLSAYSAGPHLIILRGRDYASGEAYHRLVDARTGTTRREMPADLAGADCTYDDRRTLVCSGKGAEGDVAAGLDAGSGEILWQLPDDAADRVAPKVSTAWHGRVYGTTGNGIVALDARTGKDLPTAPAIAPILVNETVGLALDESGDILMAYPTSG
- a CDS encoding restriction endonuclease fold toxin-2 domain-containing protein, coding for MSGLAPDLKFVAEGMIRGSMGLIESMRGARDTAIALGHELARQHGMAGDDDAGRAFAKVYVSAASATLNQMGFSSYVLGETSRGLMRTAREFMAQESKLVAQLLGKQVDLTVGMGDPGADCTENYLGLGRDLPEVVGETAWYDQYAPSGRSDRFRGSQEKIRDVAGSWRQAGSLMQRFLEDAQTYSSTAGKAHSGEAADAFRAYVKHFVGLTCPPAKAEADEPLVTNLVAACSQLAKACDRYADHVEAAKERIQQHQNDLFTVDMPWDQPMFGANGYDGGLHDAVLSDPWIQDLGNVAHALDSAAGRVRLPQPEGPTPPGLPGVPFLPPFIRVPVPVPVRLASFSGTSAPMLLPTVNPVDPGIPFADPIPPAPGSTRLLTASEQQQFRTWANTLRPGGLAGGGGPHNPDNAYQLRIAGYPEREVPLAGQRRGLMVDGIRPADGHLVEAKHVRDPDCTKKSFRSLDRVNETLVKPVKINSQGKIAWDPMVDSMYRGDQRELNRYKQAMDNPANNEIRGLEIVTNGKDQAAYWQSMMAMTGTPGSTRYVP